In Triticum aestivum cultivar Chinese Spring chromosome 5B, IWGSC CS RefSeq v2.1, whole genome shotgun sequence, the following proteins share a genomic window:
- the LOC123112886 gene encoding 3-dehydroquinate synthase, chloroplastic has protein sequence MAAAASSLLAAAASSSSRAAISVSRPRAASAAAAAAASIPSSSRPSFTPLRASPARALRSRVVASAAPAMEPPAVSRVSTVVDVDLGDRSYPIYIGPGLLDEPDLLQRHVIGKRVLVVTNTTVAPLYLEKVTWALTHQNPNVSVESVILPDGEKYKDMDTLMKVLDKAVESRLDRRCTLVALGGGVIGDMCGFAAAIFLRGVNFIQIPTTLMAQVDSSVGGKTGINHPLGKNLVGSFYQPQCVLIDTETLNTLPDRELASGVAEVVKYGLIRDAPFFEWQEKNMAAILAREPSALTYAIKRSCENKAEVVAQDEKESGLRATLNLGHTFGHAIETGLGYGEWLHGEAVAAGTVMAADMSYRLGWIDESIKKRTFDILDQAKLPVTPPKGMTVEKFKNIMAVDKKVADGLLRLILLKGPLGGCVFTGEYDRKALDETLRAFCDN, from the exons AtggcggccgccgcctcctccctgctTGCCGCCGCTGCATCCTCCAGTTCCCGAGCGGCCATCTCCGTTAGCCGCCCCCGCGCAGCTTCtgccgcggcggccgccgccgcctccatccccTCGTCCTCTCGCCCATCCTTCACTCCGCTCCGCGCCTCCCCCGCGAGGGCCCTCCGGAGCCGCgtcgtcgccagcgccgctcccgCGATGGAGCCGCCGGCGGTGTCAAGAGTCTCCACTGTCGTCGACGTCGACCTCGGCGACCGGAGCTACCCGATCTACATCGGCCCCGGCCTCCTCGACGAGCCCGACCTGCTGCAGAG GCATGTGATCGGGAAGAGGGTTCTGGTGGTGACCAACACCACCGTCGCGCCGCTCTACTTGGAGAAGGTGACCTGGGCGCTCACGCACCAAAATCCTAATGTGTCGGTCGAGAGCGTGATCCTGCCCGACGGTGAGAAGTACAAGGACATG GACACGCTGATGAAGGTTCTCGACAAGGCGGTGGAGTCCCGGCTCGACCGTAGATGCACATTAGTTGCGCTAGGTGGCGGTGTCATTGGGGACATGTGCGGGTTTGCGGCTGCTATATTCCTCCGTGGTGTCAATTTCATACAGATACCCACCACTCTGATGGCCCAG GTGGATTCGTCTGTTGGAGGGAAGACTGGAATTAACCATCCACTGGGAAAGAACTTAGTTGGCTCATTCTACCAGCCGCAGTGTGTACTCATTGACACAGAGACGTTGAATACATTGCCCGACAGAGAGCTGGCTTCAGGTGTCGCTGAGGTGGTGAAGTATGGTCTCATAAGAGACGCACCCTTCTTTGAGTGGCAAGAGAAGAATATGGCAGCAATATTAGCGAG AGAACCAAGTGCTCTAACCTACGCTATAAAGAGATCATGTGAAAACAAAGCTGAAGTGGTTGCTCAGGATGAGAAGGAAAGTGGTCTTCGAGCAACACTGAACCTGGGTCATACATTCGGTCAT GCTATAGAAACAGGGCTTGGCTATGGAGAATGGCTCCATGGGGAAGCTGTTGCTGCTGGAACG GTTATGGCAGCTGACATGTCTTACCGCCTGGGCTGGATAGACGAGTCCATCAAGAAACGGACATTTGACATACTAGATCAAGCCAAGCTTCCCGTGACACCACCAAAGGGCATGACGGTGGAGAAGTTCAAGAACATCATGGCT gtcgacaaGAAGGTCGCGGACGGATTGCTGAGGCTCATCCTTCTGAAAGGACCTCTGGGAGGCTGCGTTTTCACCGGCGAGTACGACAGGAAAGCCCTGGACGAAACCCTCCGCGCGTTCTGCGATAATTGA